The Lycium barbarum isolate Lr01 chromosome 4, ASM1917538v2, whole genome shotgun sequence nucleotide sequence TGAATTTGTTGACTATATGCTACATCTGAGGATACTTACTACCGACAAGACTTAGGGAGATGAAGGTGTTTTTAGTTATTTTCTTGAGTTTATTTGTTGTTTTACGGTTTTTCCAATAAGCTTATAGTTGGACGCGTCTCTACCATTTTACTGGATGCTTAGAAATGGATTTCGGATTTAAATTTGATGGGTCAAACTTGTAACCTTTAGTTCTTATAGTGGACCCATCACATTTTTTAATTATGCATTCAATTGTTTTCTTTTTGAACGTTTAGTGATTTTTCAATTGAAAATGATCGTTCAGTTGAAATTTTGACTATAGAATAATTTCACCCGCCACTGTGGACACTTATTAACTCTTACCAGCACAATTACTCGGTAATTTTGTCCATCAAAACTTAGATGCAGGtgctttcacttttttttttttttttttgagttttacTGTGTTTCACTATTTTACCCAATATGCAGGTGTTTTCAACTTTTTCTTGAGTTATACATTATGTTTCACAATTTTCTCCTATAAGCTTTATAGTTGCCCTCTTCTAGGAAACATTTGTGGGAAGGATGATTGGTGTAATATATTTATGTTGCTTATACTTTGATAAAGTATATTTATATTGTTATCTTGAAAGTTCAGCATTCTTGTTCCTTTTGTTAGTTTAGACTAACTCAAAAAACACATGGTCCTCTATTATTTTTCTCCTAACTGTTAAGTTCCCTAGATGATTCCTTGGTAATTTGTCATTAAAGCAAGCCTTTTTGCTTAAGCATATATTGGGAATCAAATATGAAGACTTTAACTAATCCTAAAGCATTTGATATGCTACTGTTGGTTAAAGCTGGCAGTTGAAATCCAACCTAAGGAACATCTATTCCAGAAAAATTGGAACTTGTGTGAGATCATAATTCTAAGTTTCTATTATTGTAATCTAATTTCATTTGATTCACCTGTGAAACTCCAATATGATTTGATCTTGATGGAGAAGTTGCCAGTTATTTAACATCACAATGAAAAAATCATGAAGAACTTTAGATGAATTTTACTCCAGTCTTCCTCTGATTTGACTAAAGTTTTGAGTATGTAAGGAGTAAAATTGACTGATGTTTTGAGTATGTAAGGAGTAAAACCAATTAGCTATCATAATGCAAAGGATCTAATTAGAACTTGTCAATGAATATAGTAGAGATTAACTCTCTTAGATATATGCCACTAACGATGAGTCTAAACTATTTATTGTGGTTGAGTTCTCTTATATTAACGATTTGTGATATCATGGAAGAATGTTTGAATGATAATTGTGCAAAGGTCCCACAAGAGCATCTAATTATTACATTGATTGTTACTTGCTAGTTCAAGAAATTGAGCTGATCTGATTTTTTCTTTTGTTAGGGAGGGGTTCTACTAGGTCCATCTGCTTTAGGCCGCAACGAAAAGTATCTGCAAGCTATATTTCCACCGAAGAGCCTTACAGTACTCGATACCTTAGCCAATTTCGGACTcctcttctttctcttcctcGTTGGACTTGAGCTAGATCCAAAATCCCTTCGTCGGACTGGAAAGAAAGCTCTAAGCATTGCCCTTGCAGGAATCAGTTTCCCATTGGCATTAGGAATTGGAACATCCTTTGTTCTACGGGCAACTATAAATCAAGGAGTTAATCAAGGCCCTTTTCTGATCTTCATGGGAGTAGCCCTTTCTATCACTGCCTTCCCCGTTTTGGCTCGTATCCTTGCTGAACTCAAGCTTTTAACAACAGATGTCGGTCAAATGGCCATGTCTGCTGCAGCAGTCAATGACGTGGCTGCGTGGATTCTACTTGCTCTAGCTGTTGCCCTCTCTGGAGCTGGTAAATCTCCCGTTATTTCGTTGTGGGTCCTTTTGAGTGGGACCGGTTTCGTGCTCCTCTGCATATTCATTGCTCCTCGTATATTCAAATGGATGGCTAGACGTTGTTCCGAGGGTGAGCCTGTAGACGAAAAATACGTCTGTGCTACGCTGGCAGCTGTTTTGGCTGCAGGATTTGTTACCGACATGATTGGTATTCACGCCCTGTTTGGAGCTTTTGTGCTCGGAGTTCTTGTCCCGAAGGAAGGGCCATTCGCGGGTGCTCTAGTGGAAAAAGTCGAGGATCTCGTGTCTGGTCTATTTCTTCCTCTCTACTTTGTGTCCAGTGGATTGAAAACGAATGTAGCTACTATTCAAGGGGCTCAATCATGGGGTCTTCTTGTTCTTGTCATATTTACGGCGTGTTTTGGGAAGATTGTTGGCACTATTGTGGTGTCACTACTGTGCAAAATGCCGTTCCAAGAGGCTGTAACTCTCGGTTTTTTGATGAATACTAAAGGGTTGGTGGAGCTCATTGTTCTCAACATAGGCAAAGATAGAGGAGTAAGTTCAGCTTGATTAAACTTCCTTCATTTTAGATTTACTGTCAAACCTCTTTATAACAGCATCATCTTTTTCGATAATTTTTTGCTGTTATAGCAAAATGCTGTTATGAAACAACATAACATGAAAGATCGGTTCTATAGTAAATCTGGCTGTTATAGTGAAATGCTATTATAGAGGATGACTTTTATAGAGAGGTCTTGATTGTACTAATAGTTTTGTAGTATCGTTTTTTGACCGATGATCGGTTTTGCAGGTGCTTAACGATCAGACATTTGCCATTATGGTGTTGATGGCTCTCTTCACGACGTTCATCACGACACCTATAGTGATATCAGTATATAAGCCGGCTAAACTGGCTGTGACAGCATACAAACACAGAACTATTGAGAGGAAAAACACAAGTAAACAGCTCCGAATCTTGACATGCTTCCACAGCACAAGGAACATTCCTGCAATGCTGAATCTCATTGAGGTTTCTCGGGGTACTGAGAAGAGGGAAGGGCTTCGTGTCTACGCAATGCATCTCATGGAGCTTTCGGAAAGGTCTTCTGCAATCCTTATGGTCCACAAGGCGAAAAAGAACGGACTGCCCTTTTGGAACACCGAACAGGTGCAAGACTCGAATCAAATCGTTGTAGCTTTCGAGACTTTCTCGAATCTAAGTAAGGTGTCTATTCGACCGACTACTGCAATATCTCCTATGAACAGCATGCACGAGGACATAGTAACTAGTGCTGAGAGAAAAAGGGTTGCAATGATAATTCTCCCGTTTCATAAGCACCCGAGACTCGATGGACATTTGGAAACAACCCGAGCCGATCTTAGGCATGTGAACAGGAGAGTTCTTCAGCATGCACCATGTTCGGTTGGCATATTAGTTGACCGGGGTCTCGGTGGAGCTGCTCATATATCTTCAAGTAATGTTGACTTTTCAATAACTGCCTTATTCTTCGGTGGCCATGATGATCGCGAAGCGCTTGCTTATGGGGTCCGCATAGCCGAGCACCCTGGCATTAGTTTGGTGGTGGTTCGGTTCATAGTGGACCCCGAGGTTACCGGGAAAAGTGTCAAGGTGGAAATGAACGACAACAACACTAGCCCCAAGGCTCGATCTGAGGATGAAGAGTTCCTTGCTGATGTAAAGCACAAGTCTTCCATAGATGTCTCAGTAAAATTCGAGGAGAGGACCGTGAAAGATGCTCGAGGGACTATAGAAGCAATCCGCGAGTACAACCGCTGCAATCTGTTTCTGGTTGGCAGAATGCCCGAGGGACAAGTAGTTGTAGCTTTGGATAAAAAAAGCGACTGTCCAGAATTGGGGTCTTTGGGGAACTTGTTGACATCGCCGGAATTTTCAACTTCAGCATCGGTGTTGGTGGTGCAGCAGTATCGGAGCCAGTTACCCCGAGAATCTCTCAGTTCTTTGAAGGAAGGAGAGTCATCAGACGGCGATTGTGATTCAGAATAAACGTAGATTTGCTAGCAATTCATCAAGGTTTTTAAGTATTCAATGTACAGTAATATATCAAGAATGAATTACCAACTAAAGAAAGAACATTACTAGTACTCAAGGCTTTATATACATGTACTTGTTTCCCTCGGTTTACCTTCTGTTCTGTTACTGTAAAACTGCAAACTCTTCAAGTTATTTGCTGCTAAATGGCATTTGCATCAATCTTTTTTGTTCCTTTATGAGTTTCAACTTTGCTGCCTTAGATTTATCAGTGTTTGTCTTGGTTGTTGAACCACAGTTGGATTTTGCTCTGGCGGGACTGAATGATAAATGAGTAACTGCAATGTacggtcaaacctctctatagtgAGGTGCTGTATGTTATACTAGCATTTGATGTTTATAtatctcatttagctgttataaataaaaatacacataaatttatttttctatactttttttATACTCATGTTAATAACGAAAACAAAatatttgttaattttaaaatctcgaTTGATTTTTCTGTTTCATTAATAAAAATTAAAGTgactaataaattcataactagttgtaccgTACTAAGGAGCATATGCATTTTAAATAAATagaaaatttaaatatttcaagtttgacgtaagaattctacaattgtaggttgtttcgtaaattccagtctcttagtgataatataacgcttgaattaatgaagatttttgtccaaactttcagcaaaaaggaattcaatagctttctcttgatgattaccataaatattataatattttatttttttacataatatatttcttacaaaaggTTACTTCCCCCAGTTCAAAAAGATTGTCCATTTAGCCATTtacacacctcttaagaaaatactaactcccatgcaaaaataggtattttgactaaactatcccaAATTAAATAAGTATTGGGATTTGGTCACTTAAtacttaataagggcaaatctaaaaaaataatgttaattctttcttgattaggTAAGTGAACACCCTTTTTGAACCAAAAAATAaaagctaagtggacactctttttgaatcggagggagtattacacaatatttgagtatggctgatatagagaggtaattttacaaagcgTATACCGCTATAATGAACGCTACTGCTGTTataaagaagtaaaatataacatgaaaaatcggttctGGAGAAAATCAAACTGTTACAGTGAAATGccgttataacgaatgacaattatagagaggtttgactgtataatgAGTTTAAGTTTTATGCACCGACTAATATTTACACAATGATGTCACTTATAAGGTAATTGCAGGTAAACTTTTACGACAAGTTTAACTGAGTCTTGATAAACTGGTAACTAACCTTCTATTATAGGTTAAACAACCTGACGGGATAGAAAATCTTTAAACTAATCGTAATTTAAATCCATATATAATACTGGTAATGTTTTTTGAGGCTTCTTTAGTGTTGATAATGTGTTATTGGTTCCAACCTTTTCATGACTTGTTTTGAGTCTCTAAATTTTGATCAACTTTGTTAATAACTCTATAAGAGTTTAACACTTCTGATCAAATTTGCTCGGGTGAAGAATGACCTTGGAGGTGGTTGGTCTTGAACTTTTAACCTCGCTTGTCCCATGGCCAAAATTTCAAGTTTAACAACTTTTAACATTTACCTTCAAGGTTTATCCATAAGGGAAGCGGGGTTAAAAGTTCAAGACTACCCATTTTTAAGGTCATTGGGTGTAATTTCTTGATTTTGCTGATGACAATCTGATGAACTCGGCCCAACCTTGTTTCACTTGTTAGCCCAATTTCTTATAGAACTTTGAAACCAGACAAATGGATTTTGGTCTCTTACTGTAAACATCTACTACTATTCTGGACCTAAATTTTACATGCTTCTAGGTAATGAAGACTCCTAGAAtattgtttggggggggggggggggtgtggtggtggtggtgtgtAAAAGGTCCAAACTAAATAACAACCAAGTAGAGGGTCATGCAAGGCTGCAGTTTTTTCCGCTATAACCATCTGTtatttggaatatatatatatatattgacctCATTAATCCAGATTCATGTTGCATAGGACTTATAAAAGGGGAAGCGCTTCCTATCACACTACTAAAAAAGCTCATCGAAATCGATTCCGACAGAATGTCTATCAGAGATTCACCTTTTTAGTAGTGTCCAGCTAGCCATTATAAGTTTCTCCATTTCCTAAGCTCGAACTTAAAACTTGAAAGGTTGAAGTTTGCAATTTGGATCCAGTCACGCatgcaaaaatataaaaaataaagacGATGATAAATGTCACTTCTAATATCTTAGTTTAGCATCGTCATAGTGGTAGGCAATAAGCATCCCCATTTTTCTAAATTTGTCTAATAATCAGCTGGGCAGCTTTGTCTTATTTGTTAAAAAGAGTACAAATTTATTACTATATCTCTAAGATTTTCAAGTATGACAACACTAAATAAGACAAGTCGGATTGTGAATTTTCAAGTCATGATTTAAAAAAGGAGTTCGTGCAGCTTAACTTTGTCTTCAACTCTGTATACAAACATAgaaacaaacaaataaaaattTCTTCAAATATCGAACTAAGCTACTAAAGTATATTCTTGATCACTGATCAATATAACATCAAGAGTCTTTACACTATATAAACTTGAATAAATCCCTAAAATCTCTCAACAATTAAACCATGGAGAAATCTTCATGTTATGCCAAGATCCTTTTTATTATACTCACTTCTTTTTTTCTCATAGCCAATTCTAAAACTACCCTAAAACCACATAAACCCTGCAAACGACTCGTTCTCTATTACCATGACATCCTTTTCAACGTAACAAATTCTGCAAACGCTACATCTGCAAAAGTCTCAAATCCTCCTAATGTCCTAGGAGATTTCAATTTTGGGATGTTAGTTGTCTTTGACGATCCAATAACAAAAGATCAAAATTTGGTGTCAACACCCGTGGCACGAGCTCAAGGATTTTATTTATATGATATGAAGAGTAAGTATAATGCATGGTTTGCTTATACTTTGGTGTTTAATTCTAGTGAGTATAATGGTACATTAAATATTATGGGGGCAGATATTATTGAAGAAAAAAATAGGGACCTTAGTATTGTTGGAGGGACTGGAGATTTCTTCATGGCTAGAGGTGTTGTAACACTAAGTACTGATGCTGTTGAAGGTTTTGGTTATTTTCGTCTCAAGATGGATATTAAGTTGTATGAATGCTATTAGATAGTACTATTTGCTTAAGCATATTATTGGTTTTTTTGGGTACAATTGTTACGAAGTTTAATAGCACGTTTGGTCCCTCAGTTATCAATAAATTCGGATTTTGTCCTTTGTGATATCTAACTGAGTATATTAAACATTTAATTAGTTGAAGGAGTGCACTTTTCATCCTTTTGTTTGCGACCCTTCCCTAATTTACGGAATTATCAACCGTATTGACTGTGTGTAATTTTATTCATGTATTGTTATACTCAATCTTCGAAGGTAATGTGGTtctaaaaaaatcaaaatataacatatttcctATATAAAGGCACTAAAAACACATATTTTtgttaattgaaggttaaatatgcTTGACAAGGTATCACAAGGACAAAAATAAGAATTTACTAATAACCGAgggacaaaaaaaaattattatcctAATTACAATGTCTAATTACCAAGCATGAAATTAGCTTCTATAAAGGTTCTTTAAGTTACCCACAAATTTAAAGGTAAATTTGTACCTCTATATGCTCTAAATCCTTGTGTTTTCTGGCATTACTTGTTGGACATAGAAGGAGGCAAGAAAGaatctttttcttcatttcatattttTAGTAGTTCCTTTTTCGTTTGTCAATGAAgtcgttatgacaaacaaactaGGAATTACTTTTATTATAAATACTAGTATacatacccgcgcgatgcgcagtGAGTATTAACTATTTGAGTTTATACTTAatcttttatatatacataagtctTATTTCTCTATATTTCTGCATTAAAGTTTTTGACATTTGTATTCTTTGTTTATAGTTATAGGTATTATATTTATTACTTGGTATCATTACATTGCCAAGGCTTGAAACTCTTTTGTTATTCAATATTTCTTATCTTTAACTTTGTCTGTTATGGTTTGAGTTCAAATAATCTTATCCAAATATATCTAcactataaaaaataattttagaaaaatTCTCTTTTCTACAATTTTATCTACTGTCATTGCATTATCCATTACTTAATATTGTTTCATTGACATGTGACTTCATATTAAATTGTCTTTTGTTCACTTCTGTCTATTTAATAAAACGTATAACATAGATTTTCTTACTcttgaaataattttttattataaTACTCAAAACAaattattatttataattttgtatttatttttataataatattCTGTAGATGTATCAACGGTATTATCTAATTTTATTCAAAGTATACTTGAAACAAATGTGATGGGTATAAATTATTCAGgtaatttaaatataaaaataaaatattttaaaaataaaatatgaataATTTATATCATAATCTCGCACTTTTCTAACAAATCTTGCAGGAAAAGAATACATGGAAAAAGAGAAGCAGCAAGAACCAAAAGCCAAGAAAGGAGGATGCATCCGTGACAAATTCACCAAAGACTACACAAAGTCAAGAGAAACAAAGTTATGACAAATTCTCACCAAAATTTCATGACAAATTATCATGCCAAATTCTCAAGATTGCTTGATAATTTGCCATGCCAATTTCTCATCAAGgatgtattattatattgaaTTTCTCTTGCAATGTCTCTCCAAGGCTTCTAGGAATTTTTCTATAAATAGGCATATGTTGTAGAAGAAAGGGGCATCCCACTTTTGTATCTAATTTCCATTCTAGTTCTAAGCTTCCTAGAGAGAAAAGAGTTACTCTTGGTCTCTTTTCTCTAgtctttttcttaaaatatgttTAGTCTTTTGGAAGTTCTCTTTAGCTTTTCTTACTTCACAATGGAGTAATTTctttttgttgggatagttgaTGAAGCTTGATATAATTATAATTCTATCTCAGTTTCAATACATTCTTAGCTTGAAATCTTCTATTTATATTTCATAGTGTGCTGGAATATTGATCTTTTAATCATTATTATCACATCTATATATTTTATATCTAAGTTATTCTTATATTAATTTTGTAATTCTCACGGAGCAAAATTAATATATAATAACTGATGAATAGAATATTAGAGTGAGAGTAATTTTTAGTAAGATTATTATTTCAAGTCTGTAATTTTGCTTGCCTCAGTTTTAATTCTCACGGAAGATTATTGATTTTTAGTAAAAATATTCTCACGAAGTTTTAATTACCCTTGAGCACAATTCAGGCAAGATGTTTCAGTTTAATCATAGCTAAGCTTAAGTCAATTAATTGACATAACCTCGCGGagtgttaattaattatttatttcttAGTGTGAAAATATAATTGTATTAGCAATAAGCAATTATTCTTTAGAAAATATGTGTAGAAACTGAGATTTTATTGTAATGATATATCAAGTGAATTCAATGATTTCCAACTCTTTTAAACTGTAAATCCTTCGGAAGTTGTTCGCTTTAATTTAAGTAATTTATAATTCCAAACTCACCTTTCATCAATCTGATTCTCCCAAATAGTAGTCAAAATATTAAAAGTCTGTAGCCTAGATTGTCCAATCTCTGTGGGACGATATCATAAACTATACTAGAATTTGACTGAGTACGAGCAGAAAATCCTATATACATTGGCCTCGTCAattttttggcgccgttgccgggaaTTGGCACAGATCTACTTCAGATTAAATATTTTATTACTAATCTGAGaacctattattattattattattattattattattattgttattgtctTTTTGTTTTCGCTACTactatgattgttgttgttatttgtaCTAATGTTTTTACAGTAGTATTataatttttcttttccttttacatTGTCAGTACTGCCTCATAATACTTACTATTAAAAATCTCCTGAGTACtctcatattattattattatactacTACTTGTACTTATTGTTTACATATAATAATATTATATCTTTTTAATCATTTGAATTAATAGTCAACCTATatcttattattttattagtatTATTGTTAGTGTTATGCCCTATTTTGTACGGGTCCAaaatagtttgcaacttcccggttattctaactggtttaaaaagagttagagtcgccaccttatttttaaggaaaaacaagaaacctatatgtattgtatgtctactccatttttagtccacgaaacctatgagattctagataaagttttatttaccccgaggggaaggtattaagcatcctcagagcctatccgaaaacagtccttaaacttagtttaactgaacactagagggggattatttatctgtttatcattattattacttgttttcaaaatgttgCGATTtcataatatactaagtatatacagtgtatgaaaatatatttatatcaattatcaagtattcataaagaatgtatagtaaaaaaatatatataaaagagtataaagagaatgtacatcgtaagtataaaagtatatttgttagtacaaagagtgtatgtatatgttagtgtaaagaatgtgtaactatattaagaatataaaaaaaaatgtaagactatgtaaaaataaatatatcaaggatataaagagtgtgcgtctatgtaatgtgcgtctatgtatattaaaaaatgcatgtatattaaacatataaataacatatttcaagtgtaaaagagtgtacgaCAACCCTAAAATGtataagaattgtataactaggtatattagtccataaagaatgtaaaaaatacGAATATCCATTGgtgtaaatattttatataacgaaattattcagaaaagtgaagtttatttgacttgtttctaccgtttagttaaaaagagtgtttgtttaatgaatatcctatcaaaagaataaggaacaaaataattgtaaaaagtattggtaaaaaataagtataaggagttgtggataaaaaatgagtgaaaatgtgtaatgcctctaaagaataaaagatttgtaaatggacgacttaatatatgcctagcgtcaaaatgtgggtttgtcttaattaaaatatgtattagtatacacgaaacaatataaaatataagttgtattaagagtgtacaaagaatataaaataaagg carries:
- the LOC132634832 gene encoding cation/H(+) antiporter 18-like — translated: MASHETVECPSLMKAASNGVFQGDNPLDYALPLAIVQICLVLVLTRLLAYLLRPLRQPRVIAEIVGGVLLGPSALGRNEKYLQAIFPPKSLTVLDTLANFGLLFFLFLVGLELDPKSLRRTGKKALSIALAGISFPLALGIGTSFVLRATINQGVNQGPFLIFMGVALSITAFPVLARILAELKLLTTDVGQMAMSAAAVNDVAAWILLALAVALSGAGKSPVISLWVLLSGTGFVLLCIFIAPRIFKWMARRCSEGEPVDEKYVCATLAAVLAAGFVTDMIGIHALFGAFVLGVLVPKEGPFAGALVEKVEDLVSGLFLPLYFVSSGLKTNVATIQGAQSWGLLVLVIFTACFGKIVGTIVVSLLCKMPFQEAVTLGFLMNTKGLVELIVLNIGKDRGVLNDQTFAIMVLMALFTTFITTPIVISVYKPAKLAVTAYKHRTIERKNTSKQLRILTCFHSTRNIPAMLNLIEVSRGTEKREGLRVYAMHLMELSERSSAILMVHKAKKNGLPFWNTEQVQDSNQIVVAFETFSNLSKVSIRPTTAISPMNSMHEDIVTSAERKRVAMIILPFHKHPRLDGHLETTRADLRHVNRRVLQHAPCSVGILVDRGLGGAAHISSSNVDFSITALFFGGHDDREALAYGVRIAEHPGISLVVVRFIVDPEVTGKSVKVEMNDNNTSPKARSEDEEFLADVKHKSSIDVSVKFEERTVKDARGTIEAIREYNRCNLFLVGRMPEGQVVVALDKKSDCPELGSLGNLLTSPEFSTSASVLVVQQYRSQLPRESLSSLKEGESSDGDCDSE
- the LOC132637068 gene encoding dirigent protein 5-like, with protein sequence MEKSSCYAKILFIILTSFFLIANSKTTLKPHKPCKRLVLYYHDILFNVTNSANATSAKVSNPPNVLGDFNFGMLVVFDDPITKDQNLVSTPVARAQGFYLYDMKSKYNAWFAYTLVFNSSEYNGTLNIMGADIIEEKNRDLSIVGGTGDFFMARGVVTLSTDAVEGFGYFRLKMDIKLYECY